From Gossypium raimondii isolate GPD5lz chromosome 11, ASM2569854v1, whole genome shotgun sequence:
gttcaaataaatttgaaacatgaaaaaataccattgcaatattatttttatttgcttttaattaaaaaaacaaattacacaataataacactaatttaaaaCCATCATAACAAGtactatattaaaaaaaaaatgagactTGAGTGATGATTGatgaaatggaaaaagaaaatagtcaAAAGAGGAATAGAAAATGATCTGGTGTCCCATCCAACACTGATTTGAGTTTGACATGGGAAGAAAAACATTTAGggcttctttctttcttttcttttcttttttttttactttttatttgtttattagtttaaaaatatatagatgtattatgattttaagttcactataataatttgtataaatcCAACTAATTTTAAGtctattctttaatttttatatttcgaaCTTAATATAATGCATTCGGTGGCCGACCGAATTATTAATGCCCCTAAAAATACAGAGAGAAAAAGCAGCAGAAGCAAGGACATAACATACCCTTTGGCTCTTTTGGGGACCGTATTGTTCGACAGGGAACGCATCAAGATGTGAATCGTACTTTTGTCCCAACTCATAGCGCAGAACATTAAAATGCTAAAACCATGACATTGATCCCCCCAACAACGTAAGACCAATTAACCAAAGCTGGTCTGAAAGAGACAAATAGGGAAGCAGtaaatattgttttcaagttaccTCATAGTGAGTCCTTGGAAGCTTTGTAGCCTTTGCTATTTTCTCTTCAATGGCGTCCAAAACTCCGGTAGGATCGTCAGAAACACTAAGAAACGTGCCCGTACTGTGTTTTAACAAGGAAGTTTTAGCTTAGCTATGTAAAAAAAAGCATTGTTACAACAAACAACATCAAACAGTTAGCGTACCTACAAAGTTGGAACCCCTACATACCTTGTTCTAACATCCTGTGGACCTTCTGATTCCCCTTTCCGCAAAGCTAATTTGGAAGGTGCAAGGTATGGTTTTGCCAAGTTAATTATATGTTGGCATTGCTCCAGAGTTGCGAATTTCGGAAAATAAAAAGCACGTGGCCTCCAACTTATAACCTGCAATGAATCAGATGATGAAACATCATAAAGATAAGAATGATTTACGATGAATATCGACAACGAAACCCAACCTGAAAAGGAATAACAGAAATAGAATCATCTCCAGTTTTTCCATGTCCCATCAACTCATACTCCACTGAATTAAGCAGCTGCCTCCCTCTCTGCCTTACTCCAGAAACCTACTTCCAAACAATCGGATTAAacaaaaagatgaaaacaacattaaagaattatatgaggaaaagaaaagatcacCTGAGAGCGAAGGCTTGAACAAAGGAAGCCAAAAACGAAGAAGAAGCAACAGAAAACAATAACAGCAGGAAAATCAAGCTTTGTTTTGGTAGTGTTCCAGTGCCAGTAAGCTTTGCCTTTGGCTTTAGCTTTAGGAGTATAATCAGAGGTTGACATTTCTGAAAGACTAAAAGCTACGTTGTTGTTTGTAGGGTTGCAGGAAACAGGGCGGGagtttttcatttataaaattgagaaaGTAGAATTTCCAGAAATAGTAATGAATGGGAATGCatggaaatgaaattaaagcCGATCTGTACGTAGATTTGTGTTTGTAATCTGTTTGTTTAGCCAACGGGATTTTGGTTTGGGTCAATAGGATAGGATTATGAATAGTaaagaatttaattaatattatttcaaagtTAACTCAGAAATGATATCTATGATACTATGTGCTGCACAAAGATTCCCAGCCAACCCAGCACACTCTCATTGGACTTTTTACCCTTCAAATCCGTCAAATTAAACCACAGAAAGTAGCAGGCAACGCTCTCTGTTCTATTGCTAACGGGcacttgaaaattttgtttatttacaa
This genomic window contains:
- the LOC105804002 gene encoding probable prolyl 4-hydroxylase 9 → MKNSRPVSCNPTNNNVAFSLSEMSTSDYTPKAKAKGKAYWHWNTTKTKLDFPAVIVFCCFFFVFGFLCSSLRSQVSGVRQRGRQLLNSVEYELMGHGKTGDDSISVIPFQVISWRPRAFYFPKFATLEQCQHIINLAKPYLAPSKLALRKGESEGPQDVRTSTGTFLSVSDDPTGVLDAIEEKIAKATKLPRTHYEHFNVLRYELGQKYDSHLDAFPVEQYGPQKSQRVATFLVYLSEVEGGGETAFPFENGLNMDGSYDFKKCIGLKVKPRIGDGFLFYSLFPNNTIDTASLHTSCPVIKGEKWVVTKWIRDQKDFF